From the genome of Phlebotomus papatasi isolate M1 chromosome 2, Ppap_2.1, whole genome shotgun sequence:
tcatgttacgaacaatgtttgtgggttatacgattcacgagcattttttaactcccccataggaattcacaagcatttacgaacatttttacaaaatatttttttctgtgtaataataattataataataatagataacccaaaaaaacagttttttttagaaagagtCGAGTAGCTGAGGAGTGGTTTATATGAGGCAGTTCGCTAGGATATGTTAACTTATGGGGTGGGGAGCGGTAACCGAAGACCGAAGTTGATAATCTCGCACTGTTTGGAATACAGTATGGTGAGACGTTGAAAAGTCGATTGATATTGCTCTCTTTAAGttctatcaataaattgattttcttataGTTCATATTTGAGTGTACATCAGAAGAAAGTGGGATACCTTTAAATTGGGGCAGTTTTAAAATAGGGTTGtttgacctatttttaaatagaacttagGTCTtactgtgatataatttagctccacaaacctcttgtgaagctaaattacgttatgataaagctcaatttcttttaaaaatagaagaaaaaagtcaattttcaaagctgccccaattcaaaggtgccccacttctctgTACACaatatagagggaagtggggcatctttgaaattgggatttttctcctatatttagatggaactgagccatatcaaaatgtaatttagcttctcaatctgtgcagctaaattatttcacgataggcctcaattttatttaaaaataggtgaaaaatcccaatttcaaagctaccccactttcgaaggtgccccacttcctcctaattCTTAAAGGATTAACAGGTCCAGGATATTCAATATTCCACTTTACGCATGTTTCATCATACAAGCATACGAATATCTTCACAATTTTATATTGCTTTGCAAAATATtgacattttcaattaaattcttttattgaGGGTAATTAGGACATGCTGTCCTCAAAGGACGTAAGATTTTCTTTCCATCAATATTAAACAATATATTTTcaaagtataataaaaaaaagtccttCATCTATCCTGTAATAATGCGACAATAGGAACTCTAATACAGCTACTGATAAGCTTTCCGGTCTTTCAGGTCATTTTGTATTGAATTCCTTTCAGAACAGTGCctttatgatttattttctgcagataattaattttatgcaGTCTATGAGTGTCTTTGaggcaaaatatttaagaattttagtgaaaaaaaattaaaaagtttttagcaGAGCGTAGTTTCGATCTACGGACCTCTGGGTTATGGGCCCAGCACGCTTCCACTGCGCCACTCTGCTGTGGTCGAATTTCGTGCAGATGTTCTTCACTCTCTGTAGGTCAATAATGTCATGGATTTTGATGAAATCCCACGAAATTGcatcattttaattgaaattttccacattttcaatcacaattgtgaaaaattagttattttaaGGTCAATTTGTGTGATTTATCATGGAGATTATGcgataaaattggaaaatttatgcTATGAAAGTTTTGGTTATATACAATATGCTTGACAGTATGTGAAAAAAGAATAGGTACACTTTCAGTGAAAAGATGTTGAGaaattttttaatggatttttagtatcattaaattaaatttgactttttttttagaattcttcTGATACAGAATGCTCCGGAGAAAATCCATCAGATCCATTCGGGTTCTCCCATAATGTCTCAGCGTCCGTTTCCACGCAATGGGAGTTCGTCCACGACGGGAAATTATGCTGCAGGTGCAGGTCCGGCTAATCTGGGTCAGATGTATGCTCGACCACCGAGTCACGGGGAGATTGTGGCCAATATTGAGAATAATCATCTCAACTACGATAGAGACTGGACACTGGACGACGTGAGTCAGATGTCCTTCAAGCCATGCCCTCAGGGATCCGGCAGTATGACTCCACTCGCCTTCCATGACTCCGTTCATAATATTTATGAGCAGCAACCTGCTGTTCGGGGTTCGTCGTCATCTGGGAATGCCTCAAGTGGTCGATCGAGTCAGGAACATATAATTTCGGCCCCGGGAACTAGTCGTACGGGGGATTTGTGTCTGTTTAAATTGGGAAATACTTCATCATCGGCTGTTTTTCTCGAAAATCGAGACATTCTCAATGATGGGGCATATCCTAAAGTGACCTGTCGTCACTCGAGTGTAGGCATTAATCCATTGGAAGTGACTGAGAATTTTGGGAGGGATACAAGGCGATTTTCAGATACAAAACTCCTGCAACAGTCCACGGATGTGGCTGTGGGAAATGATGCCATTTTCAATGTAACAAATTTACTGGGGCCCTCAATTCCTGCCAAATGTGAGGCTACGCCCCAAATAACAGACATTATCTTCGAGGCGGGTAGTAGTTTTGATCCGTTAGAGCTCAATATTCAGGAAATGCTGGAGCTAGATATTCAACAACAGAAGAAATCACAATTGTCTCTCAATGCCAATTCGGCCAAAGTGAATCTGCTGGCGAATGAGGTGACGGGCAGAAGTCGACCACTCTTCAAGTCTCTTCCAAATTTGAGTGGAAGCAGTGAGAATTTGCTCCAGAAACAGTGAGTTTTACAAC
Proteins encoded in this window:
- the LOC129801362 gene encoding uncharacterized protein LOC129801362 isoform X3, translated to MECGNGHWTLAKCCEWRSLDMSGVERRRLFCAVLFHCAAALCVIWSLCVLIERAAEEVKRGLIGWPFWTKLVVVTVGLTGGVVFMYIQCRQYLHLCNRWRARNRILLIQNAPEKIHQIHSGSPIMSQRPFPRNGSSSTTGNYAAGAGPANLGQMYARPPSHGEIVANIENNHLNYDRDWTLDDVSQMSFKPCPQGSGSMTPLAFHDSVHNIYEQQPAVRGSSSSGNASSGRSSQEHIISAPGTSRTGDLCLFKLGNTSSSAVFLENRDILNDGAYPKVTCRHSSVGINPLEVTENFGRDTRRFSDTKLLQQSTDVAVGNDAIFNVTNLLGPSIPAKCEATPQITDIIFEAGSSFDPLELNIQEMLELDIQQQKKSQLSLNANSAKVNLLANEVTGRSRPLFKSLPNLSGSSENLLQKQKLLKRV
- the LOC129801362 gene encoding uncharacterized protein LOC129801362 isoform X2; amino-acid sequence: MRSGDSTKTSSDIENVEWSVGTATGHLPNAVRFGSSSSQASQSSGDICRICHCESDPLNPLLTPCYCSGSLKYVHQACLQQWLTASETNACELCKFPFIMHTKIKPFNEWRSLDMSGVERRRLFCAVLFHCAAALCVIWSLCVLIERAAEEVKRGLIGWPFWTKLVVVTVGLTGGVVFMYIQCRQYLHLCNRWRARNRILLIQNAPEKIHQIHSGSPIMSQRPFPRNGSSSTTGNYAAGAGPANLGQMYARPPSHGEIVANIENNHLNYDRDWTLDDVSQMSFKPCPQGSGSMTPLAFHDSVHNIYEQQPAVRGSSSSGNASSGRSSQEHIISAPGTSRTGDLCLFKLGNTSSSAVFLENRDILNDGAYPKVTCRHSSVGINPLEVTENFGRDTRRFSDTKLLQQSTDVAVGNDAIFNVTNLLGPSIPAKCEATPQITDIIFEAGSSFDPLELNIQEMLELDIQQQKKSQLSLNANSAKVNLLANEVTGRSRPLFKSLPNLSGSSENLLQKQK
- the LOC129801362 gene encoding uncharacterized protein LOC129801362 isoform X1, whose translation is MRSGDSTKTSSDIENVEWSVGTATGHLPNAVRFGSSSSQASQSSGDICRICHCESDPLNPLLTPCYCSGSLKYVHQACLQQWLTASETNACELCKFPFIMHTKIKPFNEWRSLDMSGVERRRLFCAVLFHCAAALCVIWSLCVLIERAAEEVKRGLIGWPFWTKLVVVTVGLTGGVVFMYIQCRQYLHLCNRWRARNRILLIQNAPEKIHQIHSGSPIMSQRPFPRNGSSSTTGNYAAGAGPANLGQMYARPPSHGEIVANIENNHLNYDRDWTLDDVSQMSFKPCPQGSGSMTPLAFHDSVHNIYEQQPAVRGSSSSGNASSGRSSQEHIISAPGTSRTGDLCLFKLGNTSSSAVFLENRDILNDGAYPKVTCRHSSVGINPLEVTENFGRDTRRFSDTKLLQQSTDVAVGNDAIFNVTNLLGPSIPAKCEATPQITDIIFEAGSSFDPLELNIQEMLELDIQQQKKSQLSLNANSAKVNLLANEVTGRSRPLFKSLPNLSGSSENLLQKQKLLKRV